Proteins from one Neodiprion fabricii isolate iyNeoFabr1 chromosome 5, iyNeoFabr1.1, whole genome shotgun sequence genomic window:
- the LOC124183862 gene encoding odorant receptor Or1-like: MHCCESRLRGYLEKRWGQVSAFYNFEFLVRNLKLCGSWPPINAGKRAYMTWSVIVTSLTLGHLLFVQTAFVVADWKVTGEMASAVSLLINNYVHAWKVYVIFRYRKRIQRLLDDAEAKNVALGEMELVKNLQYQMSWTSFTYYGNFQLMGLVACSFWTLSSAVRSLKAETDRVLPLNGWYPHDAFASPFYEITFVYQVVTVMMCCVQNVSMDGMIVGFMGVICCKFKMLKIRIIEIGRSVAGSQLSESLINRVYVENKLRQKLVLCIEDHIAIFEYAKEFEDIFKYAIFLQFLENSLVICTAAFAVSQTGRLNSFSTIFGNLMYMMAIIYQLFMYCYFGNEIAVQVFNIIRRQVRIGKLLEILKSDTFCRHNFRYEDLLSSFALKGILHHVAYQSFGAAAVFCWGFTPIANIIAGNNRRLPMDGWYPYNVTLTPAFEITCVHQTVAVVFACFHNVAMDTLVAGLITVACCQLEILKSNLRQIGIRKSCHDDELRNCIQHHKAIIDFTKEVEAIFNGTIILQFCVNCIIICLTAFHITKLKVFIPAEFVGMTMYMCCMIYQIFIYCWHGNEIFEQSQSVVVAAYEGNWWNYGKRFNRDLQLLMLRANRPLTLKAGNLLILSLETFVSILRLSYSLFTVLQSST; encoded by the exons ATGCATTGTTGCGAGTCCAGACTCAGAGGGTACCTCGAAAAGAGATGGGGACAAGTTTCCGCTTTTTacaatttcgaatttctcGTAAGAAATCTGAAGCTTTGCGGATCTTGGCCGCCAATCAATGCCGGAAAAAGGGCATACATGACGTGGAGTGTGATCGTAACGAGCCTCACCCTCGGTCACTTGCTCTTTGTGCAAACCGCTTTCGTCGTCGCGGATTGGAAGGTAACGGGGGAAATGGCGTCGGCGGTTTCCCTCCTGATAAACAATTACGTCCACGCCTGGAag GTGTACGTAATATTTCGCTACCGGAAGCGGATTCAGCGACTGCTGGACGATGCCGAAGCGAAAAACGTCGCCCTCGGCGAAATGGAGCTGGTTAAAAATCTCCAGTATCAAATGTCCTGGACCTCGTTCACGTACTACGGTAACTTCCAGCTGATGGGATTAGTGGCTTGCAGTTTTTGGACCCTGTCGTCGGCTGTTCGCAGCCTGAAAG CTGAAACCGACAGAGTTCTTCCTCTGAACGGGTGGTATCCCCACGACGCTTTCGCCTCGCCCTTCTACGAGATCACCTTCGTCTACCAGGTTGTGACCGTGATGATGTGCTGCGTTCAGAACGTATCGATGGACGGAATGATCGTTGGTTTCATGGGCGTGATTTGCTGCAAATTTAAGATGCTTAAAATCAGAATAATCGAGATTGGACGATCGGTCGCCGGATCTCAACTAAGCGAATCGCTAATCAACCGCGTGTACGTCGAAAACAAGCTCCGCCAAAAGCTCGTGCTCTGCATCGAGGACCATATTGCCATTTTTGA ATACGCCAAGGAGTTTGAAGACATATTCAAGTacgcaatttttcttcaattcttggAGAACTCTTTGGTCATCTGTACGGCCGCCTTCGCGGTCTCCCAG ACCGGTCGGTTGAACAGCTTTTCAACGATATTCGGAAACTTGATGTACATGATGGCGATCATTTACCAACTCTTCATGTACTGCTACTTCGGAAACGAGATTGCGGTTCAG GTGTTCAATATCATTCGTCGACAAGTGAGAATCGGAAAACTACTGGAGATCCTCAAAAGTGACACGTTTTGTCGACACAATTTTCGCTACGAAGACCTGCTGAGCTCGTTCGCGTTGAAAGGTATCCTCCACCATGTCGCTTATCAGAGTTTCGGTGCAGCGGCCGTTTTTTGTTGGGGTTTTACCCCGATCGCCAACATAATCGCGGGCAATAATCGCCGGCTACCAATGGACGGCTGGTACCCTTACAACGTGACCCTTACACCAGCCTTCGAAATCACCTGCGTGCATCAGACGGTTGCCGTGGTTTTTGCCTGCTTCCACAACGTGGCGATGGACACTTTGGTAGCCGGTTTGATCACCGTCGCTTGTTGCCAgctcgaaatattgaaaagcaATCTTCGCCAGATCGGAATTCGGAAATCATGCCACGACGATGAGTTGAGGAATTGCATCCAGCACCACAAAGCGATTATCGA TTTCACGAAAGAAGTCGAGGCGATATTTAACGGCACAATAATCCTTCAATTCTGCGTCAACTGTATTATCATTTGCCTGACCGCGTTTCACATTACTAAG CTGAAAGTTTTCATACCGGCTGAATTCGTCGGCATGACGATGTACATGTGCTGTATGATCTATCAAATATTTATCTACTGCTGGCACGGAAACGAAATCTTTGAACAA AGCCAAAGCGTCGTCGTTGCGGCCTACGAAGGAAATTGGTGGAATTACGGGAAACGTTTTAATCGAGATTTGCAGTTACTCATGTTGCGTGCTAATCGCCCGCTCACGTTGAAAGCTGGAAATCTGTTAATTCTGTCGCTGGAAACTTTTGTCAGT ATTCTCAGATTGTCTTACTCGTTGTTCACGGTACTGCAGAGTTCAACTTAA
- the LOC124183863 gene encoding 3-ketoacyl-CoA thiolase, mitochondrial, with amino-acid sequence MSIATKGIFIVAAKRTPFGTLGGKFVNKSAIELQEVAAKAAITAGGLKPEQIDSVVIGNVLVNTSSDGAFLPRHVLLKSGIPLDRPALGINRLCGSGFQSIVNGAQNILVGDSHVVLTGGTDNMSQAPFIARNIRFGTTLGQNYSLEDSLWLGLTDTYCKMPMAITAETLGAKYGIKREEVDAFALRSQKLWKAANDAGYFKEELAPVTVQIKRKEVVVNVDEHPRPETTPEGLAKLPTLFKKDGLVTAGTASGICDGAGAVIVASEEAVKSQGLKPLARLVGYSVVGVEPSIMGIGPAPAIKNLLKATGKTLNDIDIVEINEAFGAQTLACAKDLDLDLSKLNVNGGAIALGHPLAASGSRITGHLVHELRRRKAKFGIGSACIGGGQGIALLIEAV; translated from the exons ATGTCGATCGCCACCAAAG GAATATTCATCGTCGCCGCGAAGCGAACCCCTTTCGGGACACTGGGTGGTAAATTCGTGAACAAGTCTGCGATCGAGCTTCAGGAAGTGGCTGCAAAGGCAGCGATAACAGCAGGTGGATTGAAACCGGAACAGATCGACAGTGTCGTAATCGGAAACGTATTGGTG AACACATCGTCTGACGGAGCATTTCTCCCAAGGCATGTTCTCCTCAAAAGTGGAATTCCTCTGGACAGACCCGCCCTTGGAATAAATCGTCTATGCGGATCCGGATTTCAGTCCATTGTTAACGGAGCTCAA AACATCCTCGTCGGAGATTCCCATGTAGTTCTCACCGGCGGAACGGACAACATGAGTCAGGCACCTTTCATCGCTAGGAACATCAGGTTTGGGACAACATTGGGTCAAAATTACTCACTGGAAGACAGTCTATGGCTGGGATTGACCGACACGTACTGCAAAATGCCGATGGCGATAACTGCCGAGACTCTCGGCGCTAAGTACGGAATAAAGAGGGAAGAAGTCGACGCGTTTGCTCTCAGAAGCCAGAAGCTGTGGAAGGCGG CCAATGACGCCGGGTACTTCAAGGAAGAATTGGCCCCTGTCACCGTTCAGATAAAGAGGAAGGAAGTCGTCGTCAACGTCGACGAACATCCTCGCCCTGAGACAACGCCCGAAGGACTCGCCAAGCTGCCGACCCTCTTCAAGAAGGACGGACTCGTAACTGCCGGCACAGCATCG GGAATCTGCGACGGCGCTGGAGCCGTGATTGTGGCCAGTGAAGAAGCCGTCAAGTCCCAGGGCCTTAAGCCTTTGGCCAGACTCGTCGGCTACAGCGTCGTCGGTGTCGAACCCAGCATCATGGGTATCGGACCTGCTCCGGCGATCAAAAACCTTCTCAAGGCCACCGGGAAGACGTTGAACGACATTGACATTGTCGAg ATCAACGAAGCCTTTGGTGCGCAAACTTTGGCCTGCGCCAAAGACCTTGACCTGGACTTGAGCAAGCTTAACGTGAACGGCGGTGCCATCGCCTTGGGACATCCTCTCGCTGCTTCCGGATCGAGGATCACCGGACATCTCGTTCACGAGTTGAG GAGAAGGAAGGCCAAGTTTGGAATCGGTTCGGCGTGTATCGGCGGCGGACAAGGCATTGCTCTTCTCATCGAGGCTGTTTGA